A portion of the Lathamus discolor isolate bLatDis1 chromosome 5, bLatDis1.hap1, whole genome shotgun sequence genome contains these proteins:
- the LOC136015656 gene encoding L-threonine 3-dehydrogenase, mitochondrial-like, translated as MPVVRNMSRAVRQLLQSSGCGCGIPVIPARCVGVSPRQVASDASFHSVSFSNSDHPRVLITGGLGQLGVGLAKLLRKRFGKNNVILSDIRKPADNVFYSGPFIYADILDYKNLREIVVNNRITWLFHYSALLSAVGEANVPLARAVNITGLHNILDIAAEHNLRLFVPSTIGAFGPTSPRNPTPDLCIQRPRTIYGVSKVHAELMGEYYHYRYGLDFRCLRYPGIISADSQPGGGTTDYAVQIFHDAIKTGKFQCYLKPDTRLPMMYIDDCLKATLGVMEAPAEALSMRTYNISAMSFTPEELVQEVQKHVPELQVTYKVDEIRQAIADSWPMNFDDRNARRDWGWKHDYDLPELVTTMFSFLGSDSRIAQVN; from the exons ATGCCAGTTGTCAGAAACATGAGCCGAGCTGTCCGCCAGCTGCTACAGAGCTCTGGTTGTGGATGCGGGATTCCCGTCATTCCTGCTCGATGCGTTGGAGTCTCGCCCCGCCAGGTGGCCTCTGATGCTAGCTTTCACTCGGTTTCCTTTTCAAACTCCGATCATCCTCGGGTGCTAATCACAG GTGGTCTTGGCCAGCTTGGAGTGGGACTTGCTAAGCTTCTGAG GAAACGCTTTGGAAAGAACAATGTGATCTTGTCTGACATTAGAAAGCCTGCAGATAATGTTTTTTATAGTG GTCCTTTTATCTACGCAGATATCTTGGACTACAAGAATTTGCGTGAGATAGTGGTGAATAATCGGATAACTTGGCTGTTCCATTACAGCGCTTTGCTCAGTGCTGTTGGAGAAGCAAATGTCCCCTTGGCCAGAGCCGTAAACATTACCG GTTTACACAATATTCTGGACATTGCAGCTGAGCATAATTTGAGACTCTTTGTTCCAAGCACTATTGGAGCCTTTGGACCCACCTCTCCTCGAAATCCAACTCCTGATCTCTGCATCCAGAGACCAAGGACAATCTATGGAGTCTCCAAGGTTCACGCTGAGCTCATGGGAGAA TACTATCATTACCGATATGGCCTAGACTTCCGCTGCCTGAGGTATCCAGGAATTATATCAGCTGACTCTCAGCCTGGTGGGGGAACAACTG ATTATGCTGTCCAGATTTTCCATGATGCCATAAAGACAGGCAAATTTCAATGCTACCTAAAGCCAGACACTCGTCTCCCTATGATGTATATTGATGACTGTCTGAAGGCGACTCTAGGAGTCATGGAGGCCCCTGCAGAGGCACTGAGCATGAGGACATACAACATAAGTGCCATGAGCTTCACTCCTGAAGAGCTGGTGCAAGAGGTGCAGAAGCATGTTCCTGAGCTCCAAGTGACCTACAAAGTAGATGAAATCAGGCAGGCCATAG CTGACAGCTGGCCGATGAATTTTGATGACAGGAACGCCCGGAGGGACTGGGGCTGGAAACATGACTATGATCTCCCTGAGCTGGTGACTACGATGTTTAGCTTCCTTGGCTCTGACTCCAGGATTGCTCAAGTTAACTGA